CATCAAACAAAAGTGGAATTTTTAGATAAATAGTGACAATTCCAATACCAAATATATTACtcctactactagtattttttgtGGCAATGGGCAGACATTCTCTAATTGCTGATGTATTTATATCCCTATGGAATTGTTTACTTTTCACAAGAATTTTCTTGTCTAGGGATATATGTCGTGTATATAAAGTTATAAACTCAAGTTAGATCACTACAAAAGTTAATAAACTAGAAAAAGAATCCAGCAAATGCAAAGATTCTGAAAAAAGCTTTGAGAATTAGATTTGTATATTTTGTAGTAGTATAATAGTATAGGAAGTAAAGAATAATGGAGAGATATACCTCAACCCTATCTCTAAAGTGGTAGGTATCATACTATATATAAATGGCATCATTAAATTCCTCATGTCGGAAATTAGCAATAAAAAATGTTGGCATTGTGGTACACTCTTGCATTTATTTCATTACAAAGCACATTAGGGGACACACCTGCACCATACTTTTGACCATTTAAGAATCACGAATATTTAACAATTTATGGTGTATTTAAATGATTTTAGAAATAAAGTTCGCAGTGTAATAGAAAAAGGTTAGTATAAGAAGCTTGAAGGTCTGTATTTGTAGCTAATATTGGGGTTTGTTCAATTTAGACTGTAGAGGTTTGATGACTATTTTATATGCTTCAGTTGGCAAAGGCTTTCGGTATCAAAAACTGGTAGAGGAAATTTATAGTTTTGTTGGAATTGTCGAGATTATAGGATAATTCGAGGTTACTGTTAACTATCGTTCTATAATTCAGAGGGGGTTTGATGACTATTTTATTGTTGATTTTATGTTGCATTATGCATATTGTTAATATTTTAGAGCATTCACCATTGGTTGAGTCTGATATTTAACTATTGCATGATAATTTATGTGTTTCTAATAAGTATTAGATAGTTTCTTATAACCGGGATTTGCCAACTTTCTTTAcctaaaaaaatagagaaaggGCTCCCCATATAATTATCCCAGCTTAAAGATATTTAAGCCCATCTACATCGGCCCACCTCATTTTATCAAGCTAATGAGACCAATATTCTTAAATATTTTATCACTTAAATTGGTGGAATTTAAGAGGAAAACTCATAATACTGTTACATGCATTTGAAGGTATTTTGGATGCTAAAAGTTGAAATCCTCGTAAATGCGAAAAATATATATCGATTTGAGCTAATTTTGCATAATTGGTATGGCAGTGAAAGGGCATTATTGGAAGAATCCTAGTACTATATGTTATGAAAAGTAAACGGCAACAAACAAAGAGACATATATTGGTACTAGGATTGTTACACTCTTCAAAAACAATATTTAAGGCGAACGAGGATTAGGGTAGATAGATAAAAACAGAACTCCTATATGCTAATCCATTATTTACTAGCTTTGAGACTTTGGGGataaagatactcgatcatagTATATGTTATCAATCATGTAAAGTAAACGCTTCGTGAAACAGACATACCTTAGAACTAGTGAACAACAGTTCTTCCCCTCGTTCTGTTTTCCATGATCTGAAAAACATCAAATCAAccataaaaatccaatctttgtACTTTGATTAAACAACCATGGGACAATCAAATGTTGTAAGAAGAAGATCTTACCCTAACCGATGCGCCACGTGGACTTTGAAGCAGCACTTGCTGATTTCAACCGCTGATCTCTGAGAATGATCCATTTTCCACAACACAAATTGAGCATCAATCAACTCTAATTTTACTCTGAGAATAAATTAGTCTGTCAAGAACTAACAGCGAAGCATTTGGCATATTTGGCCAAGAATCAGTTTTTAATAATGACAAAAAAACAAATGTGTTAATCGAAATGGTGTTCTATGAAACAGCAGCACAATAAACATGCCAGGAAAGAATGGTCTCAACTTAAGAAgcctagagagagagagagaggttagTCTATGTTTTGATTTGACCTTGTCaccttattttgaataaatagatGGAAACGGTCAGATTTTGAGGCGACAATTGAACAACCCTTTTAGATCTTTGAGTGGATTTGAGGTGGGTTTTGAGGAATATTAGGTAATTATGAAGAAAATTAACATAAGATTTATGTTAATGAGTCAGCAAGGACCACAGCTTCATGTCTCAGCATACAACGAAATTACCGGAATTAACTGTATTAGGGGTGAGTGGATTCAATAGGGTATCCACAAAaggggcggcgcgccggccgctATGGAGTCGCAGGAAACGTCCGCCCCGGCGTAGCCAGGTGAGAGGCAGCGGAAAGGCCATCGCCGAGTATTCGGCGAGGACGCAGCGGGGTGGGGAGCGCGGCGGTCTACTGTGCGGCGATTGCGCAGCGGCGGTGGACAAttctttttttcgttttttttaattttattttaattgcctataaatacacctcattatcctcattattttcacaccattccaactctttaTTCCTACTTTGTCTCtctaaaatttgtggattccatTGCTATTAAAAAATGGATGATTTGTGGAATGACACGTGGgattctctgattcaagaggtgcagaGGGAAGCCGACAAGGAGGATGCGGCGGCGCTCCCTCGTGCGATTCATCATCGTtggacaatcccacgagaccatACCGGAGCGCACCAACGGCTGATGGCAGACTACTTTGTCGATAACCCCCGTTACCCACCAGAGATTTTCCGTCGGCGTTTCAGAATGTTGCAACAGGTCTTCACCCATATAGCGACGACATTGGCGGCGCGGTacaggtgcttcaccctccggagtgattgcactggctggatcgggctgtctacttttcagaaatgcaccgctgcaattaggtagcttgcctatgccggaccggatgatatgttcgacgaatacctatagatgggtgagacgactagcctagAGGTGCTCCGGGAGTTTTGTAAGGGCATCCGGGAAATCTTTGGTCTggagttcctacgaaagccaATCTCTGATGAGTGCCAGAGACTGctagatatgcacggttcggtGCACGGTTTTCCAGGGATGATAGgtagcatcgattgcatgcattgggagtgaaacaactgcccggtggcgtggaaaggccagttTACTACTGGTTTCGAAAGCAAACATCCCTCGATGATTCTGGCATGCGTATTAAGTgttgcaggttcgaacaacgacatcaatgttctgcATACATCGCCTCTCTTTAATGATGAGTGCCGGGGGaagggtccagaaatcagatTCGTAGCCAACGGCACGTAGTACCacatgggatactatttgggagatgagatataccctcgttggcccgtattcgtcaagacagttcgccaaccggttggagcgaagaaacaatattttgagcgaaaacaagaggctgctagggaggatgttgagcgagcttttggtgtgcttcaagcaCGATGGGcaattatacggtgcccggtacgagtttggcacgaagatgatgtcgggaatattatgttagcatgtatcatattgcacaatatgataatagaagatgaatgATTTGCTACAGAGCGCTGGGAATCGGAAGATggtgcaagtacaagtcacggtgttgcctccgcgccgatACAGATGGatgtaccacgtagtaatgaatatatgctccaacgtttcactgatatgcgcaggagcacaGTACATGCCCAATTCTAGGCCGATTTAATTGAAGGGGTCTACAGCAAATTAGATGTTACCTGCTCCAACATTttactgatatgcgcaggagcacaGTACATGCCCAACTCCATGCCGATTCAATTATCACGTTAGTACTATTATATGAACCACAACTGCAATAGTAACAGTCTTATATTGAGCAAAATTCAATTTTCtataatttcattatttaaaatacaTTAACTACATTATTTGAAATAAAAAGTTATGCTAATAAAACACCTAAATTAGAtaatttgaattccaaattTAAACTTTTTGCACCTAAATTTCGTCGATCATAATATGTTTAAGTTGGTCATAAGTTTGTTATTCGTGGAATGAAGCCTGCCGATGCAGAAAATCTCCGAATTGGAGTGGTGAACCTAGAaatcattaattatttgtaagtTTGTTAACTACGAGCATAAATGAGTGAAgccaatttttaaatatttacataTAGTGAGATTAATTTGTTGAGAAAGAAGAAACACTCAGCAGTGACGCCAGTCCTAAAACAAATTCATTGAATGGACTTTTGCtgcataagaaaataataacaataatttagATAGTTGGTTGATGAAACGTTTATCAACAACATATATAAAGTTTTCCTTATTCCAATTTGTTTTGTGGATAATGATCTAATTTCCCCACATAATTTCAACTATCAAACTGGGGCGTGAACATGGGATGCAAGTCCCAAGATTTTGTTCAAAGATATGGTAATCGAAAAcgttgaatttttatttttagtagaaGGGCATTTTTCTTATATAGTGGGACACTTCACATTTAATCTTTcctctatttttttttgaatttgtgCCCATCTAATTTGCTGTACAATGTTTTGGGCCAATGAAAATATCTATGACGTTAAAAGGCCTCGTACGCTTCAATGCGACGGGCTTTGAGTTAGAAGCCCAGCCCAGTTTTGAAACTAATAATTAAAGTTATTACCCatcttttttattgttttcataCATTAATAACTACACCAAATTAAGAATCCTAAACCCTCAAACGAAAGACATTGAGATATCTCATCCGTCTGAGTAAATAACGGATTAGGCtgtcctttttttttatcttttgtttcCCACAGGTAGTATTTATATTACACATCAATGTTTCAATTTCTTGAAATGGATCTTTTGCTGCATTAGGCTGACAATAGAATGTGTTGTGATCTGTTGATGAAGTTTGGAAAACGTGGGTCGTTGGAGAAGCATGGATTTGCAAGGAATAGGATATGGATGATTGATGAGAATCCTCCACCTCTGCCGTCTGCTGATCATACTAACAAAGCATTCATTGATTTGATTCTCAAATCATCTGATGATGATCTCAAAATCTGGCCTCATAGGTATCACCTGTGAATCTTCTTCAATCTTGTGGGTGTTAGTATCAAGAACTTGATCATGAATGTTGGTTTTGTTTCTGTTTTCCCAGTTTTGAGTTCCGGATTAGGGTGAATCTGAGCGTTGATGGATGTTTAAGCTTGACCTCACGAATCCGCAATGTCAACTGCAAGCCCTTTAGCTTCTCGTTTGCTTATCACACTTACTTCTCTGTCTCAGATATCAGGTGAATACACAGAAACATGTGGTGTTTTGTTTTCCCTTTGTTTCGTTTCGTGGTTATGATATTGTTTTGTGGGAAGATTGCATCTGtttacttttataatttttgtgaaCATTGACAGTGAGGTGAGAGTAGAGGGGTTGGAAACACTTGACTATCTCGACAGCCTGTTTAACAAAGAGCGTTTCACAGAACAAGGCGACGCCTTAACATTTGAATCCGAGGTATAGTTCAGTCCATCACATGTCTCTTTTGACTCTATTGGAGTTTTAGAAGTTGAATAAACTTGTGATGTTTGGCTAAACTTGTGATGGCAGTGGTGTGGAATCTGTGGGAGAAGAAAGCAAAGACGATAGCTGATTTGGGAGACGATGAGTACAAGCAGATGCTGTGTGTGGATGCAGCAGCTATAGAGAAAAGCCGATTGCTCTCAAACCCGGGGAGGAGTGGACAGGGCGAGTCAAGCTGTCTCTCGTCGCATCTATACAGTAGATTTCATGTTGAAACTAATAGGAGTTTTACTAACAAAGCCAGCTGGTGGCCTTATTTCTGTGTCACCTCAAATAACAATGCTCAAAGCAGAAGTCATTTTCCTGTATTTTGTGAGAATGGCTGGCTGATTTTTATTGCCATGTTTGTGTTGTGTTGTCTTGTGTGGTGTGGTTTTTGTGAGTATTTTGGAAGTGTACAAGTTGTGATATAAATTTAGTTCTATTATTTAAGATGCTTGCAGTAGATTGGATTCTTATAGAAATGGTTAAGTACTTAAAGGtaaatatgagaaaatatgTAATGGAATAAATCATGAACTAGAATTGAAATTGGTAAACAAAGGAAAAGATAGAAATTATGGTATAATTACTACATATTTCCATTAACTGGAACTGGAATGTAAAGAATAAGCAAAACTAGCCGATAAAAAAGAGGATtccaaaatttagatatattCAAGAATCCACATATTTCCATTGATATACATATTAATGAATGGTATCAATCGAAATTGTGGGACTTTgtcaataaatcaatttttttcacTGTTTTCCTAAGAAGTCCAATGACAAACTGACTTTAATTCTTGATTTCTCACAACAACGGCGTCAATCTGCCACATATCTCAACTATGACCTACCATGTTGCTCTTTCAAAATAAGCCAACCAATGAATTTTAAATCAATATAAATctaactaaataaataattatctaCTACTTATGCAACCATCAATTCTATTCATAAAACTTACATCTATATCAGCAGCCCTTTTATATGTGTAAGTGTGTAGTGCGTGGAACGAGTCATACATACAATCCCTCACTGAGACACCTCTCTCGACTgcctattattaaaataaaacatgagTTAATTTAagatatatatgcatatatttatatgtatataacACTTACCATCTTCAAAGCTTTCTCTTCGACAGACACACCCCCACGCTTACTTATTCCAGTCCCGGGTCCATCAGGTTCGGACATTCGGGCTTTCCTTGCAGCATCTGATTTCTTAATAACAGCAGGAATCTTCCAGTAAGCAATCAATCCACTCCACAACTCATTAGGTACGTAAGTTGGCTTAGGTCAACCACTGAAGTACATTGTCTTCAAGTCATTAATATATCCAGAATATCTTTCACTGGCTTTCGTAGACCATACATTCTTTACCTCACTCTCCCAATCAGAAGGCCAGTAGAATGTTTTCTATAGAAATGTGAAATGTTAGAATgttaataaaaatcaaaataatcttctacataattaaaaataacttACTTCAAATTCCCCAAAGTATAGTTCCTTGACTGTGTCAGGTGTTAATGCCCAGGTAAAACCAGTAATGTTAGGAATGAACTAGTGATCACCCTTGCTATCTTGCTGAATACGATGATCTTCCTATAAAAGCACgaaaaatgaatgaaaatacAGAATCAACTGTGAAAaggaaaatagaaataaagaaTTTTTACCCTGTATAGGGGTTCTTTTGAAGTGGAATCCTGCCATTAACCAAGCCATTAACCATAACAGAAGGTTCTTCATTGACTCCTGTCATCACCACTGCCATGGCTCCTGTCATCACCCCTGCCATCGCAACCAATACTGCAATACCAATAATCAGGTACATTTGACAAGCAATACCAAAATCTTAAGTTATGACAAATAGGTAATAGACCAAGTCTTATAACACAATTAGCATTACAAGTTATATAGAATATTATTTTTACCTACTCTAGCATCTTTCCAGAAAACCCCTCGAAATCTGCCATAACCAAAAAAGAATCAGAATGGAAATAGACTCATGTTTGGAGATCATGACATAACCAATCCAAATAAACACTTGCAAAGAGTGATCACATACATGGGTCTGAAAGATTGAGAAccaaattaaaaacaatatgAAAAATTTACCTAGAGTCTAATCTAGAACACCAAAACCAAAAGAACTCATAGAATGAACCATCTCTATTTGATCAAGCAGCTGCCattttctccacattcattcTTCTTCGCTGCATCAAAGAGTTCAAATAAAAGCAAGAATATCTGCCAACATAATTAAAGTTAATGATTAGCAGCAACAAATAAT
This portion of the Salvia splendens isolate huo1 chromosome 10, SspV2, whole genome shotgun sequence genome encodes:
- the LOC121751297 gene encoding putative glucose-6-phosphate 1-epimerase, which produces MIDENPPPLPSADHTNKAFIDLILKSSDDDLKIWPHSFEFRIRVNLSVDGCLSLTSRIRNVNCKPFSFSFAYHTYFSVSDISEVRVEGLETLDYLDSLFNKERFTEQGDALTFESEWCGICGRRKQRR